Within the bacterium CG_4_10_14_0_2_um_filter_33_32 genome, the region TGTTTAAAAAATTCAAAGGACTTGCCTCGAGTAAATCGAGAGGTTTTACCTTAATTGAACTTTTGGTTGTTGTTGCAATTATTGGTATTCTGGCAGCTTTGATATTAGCTTACTTAGGTAATGCTAGAGAAAAAGCTCATAGAGCACAGGCTCAAGCAGGCGCAAGAGAGGTGAATACTATGGTTCAAATGTACATTGATGATAATAATGGTACTGAGCCAACAGATGCTATTATGCCAGATTTTGCTGCTACCCCAGTAACTTGGACTGATTATGGTACATTACCAGCAGGGACAGCTGCAAGTCGTGTGAACCATAATGCTTTCACATATACTGATGGTACGGCTGGAGATGGTGCTTATACTATTACAGGTAATCACGATGGACCTGGTACTGCCCAAGATGCAACATTTACTTGTACTGAAGCAAGTTGTACTTAGTCTTAAATTTAATTTAGTGCAGATAAAACAGCCCCGTTCGGGGCTGTTTTAAATTGATTATAAAATTAGTTGTCCTATTTAAATTTGACAAATTGGTAACGATAGTAAGCGGTAAGGTGGTAAGGGACGCACCCTTGCAATCCTTGCTGGCAAGGGTGCGTCCCTTACCAACATCCCCTATTAGTATTGTAACCAATCAATAAATTGACTAAAATTAGTTAAGGAAATAATTGAAATAGTTACTTTTTATAATTGTGGAGATTTTTTGAATAAGCAAGAAGATTTAACCCTGTTTAGAAATAGGAAAATAAATGAGGAAGTTTTTATAACTAAAAGTAATAAAACATTTCTAACGGGATTTACTTTAATTGAAATATTGGTAGTTGTTGCAATTATTGGTATTTTAGCAGCATCTATTTCTATATATCTTAATAAATCCAGAGCTAAGGCAAGAGATACAAAAAGAGTTTCAGATATAAGAAATATTGAAGGTGCATTAGGCGATTATTATGACGACGACTACTATTCTAATGGGTTAGGTGAATTGATTCCAAGGCATATGCCAAGCATTCTAAAGGATCCTAAAAGCAATAACGATTATAATTATTCTATTTCAGCAGATAAAAAATTTTATGAAATAAATGCTACTTTGGAGGTTAATAATAATTTAGCAAATAACGATGGCGGCAATCAAGCTTTTCCAATATACGAAGCCGGTAATAATTTAACGTTGCTCCCGTAATGAGCCAAGCTATCAAACCGCCAAGATCGTTAAGGGTGACACTCTTGATGCTTGATAAACACTTGGCAATTCATTATTCATTTGATATTTAGAGCATTAGGATTTAAAATTTGTTTATGGTTTCGATATTAGAATTTAGGAGTTTTCAATTATATGTTTATAGATCCGATCTTATTTAAATTTGAAGTTTTTGTCGTTGTTTGTCTCGGACTTATCGTGGGCAGCTTTTTGAATATGGTAATCTACCGCCTGAAGAATGGGGGAAAACTTGCTTTGGATCGTTCTCGATGTACTAAGTGTAAGAAAGAGCTTGGCATTCTTGATCTTATTCCTGTTTTAAGCTTTTTATTGCTTAAAGGCAGATGCAGATATTGCAAAAAGAAAATATCATGGCAATATCCAATTGTTGAGTTAGCAACAGGTATTATTTTTGTTTTTATTTTTCTAAATACTGAGCTTTTGAAAAATAATATCCCAATATTAGGAGGATCAAGTTCTCTTATTATTTTTGCTTTTTCCGCTCTTGTTACAGCCGCTTTAATAATTATTTTTGTTTATGATTTAAAATACTATTTGATTCCGGATATTGTTTTAACTCCATCGATTGTAATATCTGTTTTATTTTTTCTTGTTTTAGCTACTCTAGGTGGTAGCTATCCACTTTTGTCTAATCTTCTCGGTGCTTTAATTTTTTCCGGCTTTTTCTTTTTCCAATATGCTATATCTAAGGGAAAATGGGTTGGAGGAGGAGATATAAAGCTTGGATTGCT harbors:
- a CDS encoding prepilin peptidase, with product MFIDPILFKFEVFVVVCLGLIVGSFLNMVIYRLKNGGKLALDRSRCTKCKKELGILDLIPVLSFLLLKGRCRYCKKKISWQYPIVELATGIIFVFIFLNTELLKNNIPILGGSSSLIIFAFSALVTAALIIIFVYDLKYYLIPDIVLTPSIVISVLFFLVLATLGGSYPLLSNLLGALIFSGFFFFQYAISKGKWVGGGDIKLGLLLGFVLGWKLSILALILAYVSGSIIALTLIALKKKTRKDILPFGPFLIASSFICMFFGGAIINWYLNYFLTHSF